A part of Desulfobacter sp. genomic DNA contains:
- the mgtE gene encoding magnesium transporter, protein MQNEQIQILKVSIKRLLRRGANKQLLNIINKTHMADLSLVFQDLTLINQQKLFNLIDDPEEIGILFSKLDEAVFVEFVKHVNFDKLVTIFNHMPSDDAAELLGLLDEERSDKILSQMKTEESDNVEQIMSFDEDTAGSLMVKDFVALKEDTTSKEVIEALQNKYLDVEMPFYVYVINDYGNLVGVSSLRQLVVESPNRPLKEFMATDIVSVKPYTDREEVARLVSRYDYLAIPVVDDDNEMLGIVTVDDVIDILHEAATEDMLKMAGVGEEYVETQTIIKGTRIRLPWLFASCLGGVAAFFIIGGFEETLVQYAGLAAFIPVIMGMGGNIGTQSSTIVVRGIATGRIDVRDFSRVVTKELSVGFILGVIYGMLIGMVAKLNYLSDPFSWALAGSVGLAILVSMSVAALVGSMVPLVFHRMSIDPAVATGPFVTTSIDIVSVYCYFMIARYLLGI, encoded by the coding sequence ATGCAGAACGAACAGATTCAGATACTAAAAGTCAGCATTAAGCGCCTGCTCCGCCGGGGGGCCAACAAGCAGCTGCTCAATATCATCAATAAAACCCATATGGCCGACCTTTCATTGGTTTTTCAGGATTTAACCCTGATTAACCAGCAGAAATTGTTCAACCTTATTGATGATCCAGAGGAGATCGGTATCCTCTTTTCAAAGCTGGACGAGGCCGTGTTTGTGGAGTTTGTCAAACATGTGAACTTCGACAAACTGGTCACCATCTTCAACCACATGCCTTCGGATGATGCCGCCGAACTGCTGGGTCTTCTGGATGAGGAGCGGTCCGACAAAATTCTTTCCCAGATGAAGACCGAAGAGTCGGATAACGTCGAGCAGATCATGAGCTTTGACGAGGATACCGCCGGCAGCCTCATGGTGAAGGATTTTGTGGCCCTGAAGGAGGACACCACCTCCAAGGAGGTTATTGAGGCATTGCAGAACAAGTATCTGGATGTCGAGATGCCCTTTTACGTTTACGTGATCAACGACTACGGAAATCTTGTGGGCGTCAGTTCCCTGCGCCAGCTGGTGGTGGAGTCCCCGAACCGGCCTCTCAAGGAATTCATGGCAACGGATATTGTATCGGTAAAACCGTATACCGACCGTGAAGAAGTGGCCCGGCTGGTTTCCCGGTACGATTACCTGGCCATTCCGGTGGTGGACGACGACAACGAGATGCTGGGCATTGTCACGGTGGATGACGTCATTGACATCCTCCACGAGGCCGCCACCGAGGATATGCTGAAAATGGCCGGTGTGGGTGAGGAGTACGTGGAGACCCAGACGATTATCAAAGGCACCCGGATCCGTCTGCCCTGGCTTTTTGCCAGCTGCCTGGGCGGTGTGGCGGCCTTTTTCATCATTGGCGGATTTGAAGAAACCTTGGTCCAGTATGCCGGCCTTGCCGCCTTTATCCCTGTCATCATGGGCATGGGCGGTAATATCGGCACCCAGAGTTCAACCATTGTGGTCCGCGGTATTGCCACCGGCCGTATAGATGTCAGGGATTTTTCCAGGGTGGTCACCAAGGAGTTGAGTGTCGGCTTTATCCTGGGGGTGATCTACGGCATGCTCATTGGCATGGTGGCCAAGCTTAATTATCTGTCCGACCCGTTTTCCTGGGCCCTGGCCGGTTCGGTAGGACTGGCCATACTGGTATCCATGTCCGTGGCCGCCCTGGTGGGTTCCATGGTGCCGCTGGTGTTCCACCGGATGAGCATTGACCCGGCCGTTGCCACCGGTCCTTTTGTGACCACCTCCATCGATATTGTCAGTGTCTATTGCTATTTTATGATTGCACGGTATCTGCTCGGCATCTGA
- the recO gene encoding DNA repair protein RecO: MDRADFNTDAILLRKIEYGDHDLIITFLTRDHGKIAAIAKNAKKSVRRFSGALDLFSANHIQCAFPKKNRDGLIILTQTVLDNGFPNIRYDVLKTGYACYWMEILTLWLEEGKAQPDLFELLYTSLGMLDRSEIQTEVAGLLFQIRFMSLSGFSPNLECCDLCRTGLDSLRDRKIWFDFREGRIICPDCRRKTGNGHRAAPDSGMLVSKGTLKQLAWINTNDTARADRMKFSPEAIKEGESLLESFIPFHLGRTFRSLGFLQRMRRER; encoded by the coding sequence ATGGACAGGGCGGATTTTAATACGGACGCCATACTCCTGCGTAAAATTGAATACGGGGACCATGACCTGATCATCACCTTCTTAACCCGGGACCATGGCAAAATTGCAGCTATCGCAAAGAATGCCAAAAAGAGTGTGCGCCGGTTTTCAGGGGCCTTGGACCTGTTTTCGGCCAACCATATCCAGTGCGCCTTCCCTAAAAAGAACCGGGACGGGCTGATTATTCTCACCCAGACGGTTCTGGACAACGGGTTTCCCAATATCCGTTACGATGTGCTTAAAACCGGATATGCCTGCTATTGGATGGAAATACTCACCCTGTGGCTGGAGGAGGGGAAAGCCCAGCCGGACCTGTTTGAACTATTATACACCTCCCTTGGCATGCTGGACCGGTCCGAAATACAGACCGAGGTGGCCGGGCTCCTGTTTCAGATAAGATTCATGAGCCTGTCGGGGTTCTCCCCCAACCTGGAGTGCTGTGACCTCTGCCGTACCGGGCTGGACAGTCTCCGGGACCGGAAGATCTGGTTTGATTTCAGGGAAGGGCGGATTATCTGTCCGGATTGCCGGCGGAAAACAGGAAACGGCCACCGGGCGGCACCGGATAGCGGGATGCTTGTCTCCAAAGGCACTTTGAAGCAATTGGCATGGATCAATACAAATGATACGGCCCGGGCCGACCGGATGAAATTTTCACCGGAAGCGATCAAGGAGGGAGAGAGTCTGTTGGAATCATTTATTCCCTTCCACCTGGGGCGGACCTTTAGAAGTCTTGGATTTTTACAGCGGATGAGGCGGGAAAGATGA
- a CDS encoding galactokinase — translation MNFNSILENQPVHTSVPCRVDFGGTLDISTFYLSLAHLHPATFNLALDMRTHVRLLPWTSGRIKISSRGFETIEQRQEDRRVDNPMGLMFAVARYFNAHGVHIEINSTSPPRSALGGSSSAATAIIAAFYAALGKSRSPEHIAWLAHYLESSVAGVPCGVQDQTAAAFGGVNLWEWGFGKTGPRFDRRAVYEKGQDIAVLDRHILVAYCGIPHESKDVNGKWVRGFKQGDSVETFEKIIGLTRAFSSAMGKKNFKRAGELMNEETLLRCRLTPEVLDNTGEKLFGKAGELNCGARFTGAGGGGCLWAVGEAAEISALTGEWQQILGTIPGGKILDTSVDMRGIVIHKN, via the coding sequence ATGAATTTTAATTCCATTCTTGAAAATCAACCGGTTCACACCTCGGTACCCTGCCGGGTAGATTTCGGCGGCACCCTGGATATCTCCACCTTTTATCTTTCCCTGGCCCATTTACACCCGGCTACCTTCAATTTAGCCCTGGATATGAGAACCCATGTTCGGCTGCTGCCCTGGACATCCGGACGGATTAAAATTTCCTCCCGGGGCTTTGAGACCATTGAACAGCGCCAAGAAGATAGACGGGTGGATAATCCCATGGGGCTGATGTTTGCCGTTGCCCGGTATTTCAACGCCCATGGGGTCCACATTGAAATCAATTCGACCTCCCCGCCGAGAAGCGCACTGGGGGGATCCTCATCGGCGGCCACCGCCATCATTGCAGCCTTTTATGCGGCGCTTGGCAAATCCAGGTCTCCTGAGCATATCGCCTGGCTGGCCCATTATCTGGAGTCATCCGTGGCAGGGGTGCCCTGCGGGGTGCAGGACCAGACCGCCGCAGCCTTTGGCGGGGTGAACCTCTGGGAATGGGGATTCGGAAAAACCGGGCCGAGGTTTGACCGGCGGGCCGTATATGAGAAGGGGCAGGATATCGCGGTGCTGGATCGGCATATTCTGGTGGCATACTGCGGAATTCCCCACGAATCCAAGGATGTCAACGGCAAATGGGTAAGGGGGTTTAAGCAGGGGGACAGCGTTGAGACATTCGAGAAGATCATTGGGTTGACAAGAGCGTTTTCCTCGGCAATGGGAAAGAAAAATTTCAAGCGGGCAGGGGAATTGATGAATGAGGAGACCCTGCTGCGCTGCCGGCTGACCCCTGAAGTTCTTGACAATACCGGTGAAAAATTGTTTGGAAAGGCAGGCGAGCTGAATTGCGGTGCTAGGTTTACCGGTGCCGGCGGAGGCGGATGCCTCTGGGCCGTGGGCGAAGCCGCTGAAATTTCCGCCCTTACCGGTGAGTGGCAGCAGATCCTTGGCACCATTCCGGGCGGGAAGATTCTGGATACATCCGTGGATATGCGGGGCATTGTCATCCATAAAAACTGA
- a CDS encoding nucleoside phosphorylase, producing the protein MSYPTWSDLNSPSIVPPLGARQAPDLGAAALMVSTAPDLRYIRANAGKLEETPFFNGSLFKDKENGVAVAGPYIGAPYGVMLLESLAAKGAGDIIILGWCGALTPDLSPGDLLVPDRALVDEGTSRHYMNLETDLPCTGPDPSLSRELVRLLAAAGDIPGEALHTGPVWTTDAIYRETPEKVAWYADKGALAVEMECSALFAAAAYRGVRTAALLVVSDSLALENGDWDPGFRKKRFKAMRKTACRRAVEITRKFAQNDQS; encoded by the coding sequence ATGAGCTATCCGACATGGTCGGACCTGAATAGCCCTTCCATTGTTCCGCCCCTGGGGGCCAGGCAGGCGCCGGACTTAGGGGCCGCCGCCCTCATGGTCAGTACGGCCCCGGACCTGCGATACATCCGGGCCAACGCCGGAAAGCTGGAGGAGACCCCCTTTTTCAACGGGAGCCTCTTTAAAGATAAAGAAAACGGCGTTGCCGTGGCCGGACCCTATATCGGTGCCCCTTACGGGGTCATGCTCCTTGAATCCCTTGCGGCCAAAGGGGCGGGCGATATCATCATACTCGGATGGTGCGGCGCCTTAACTCCGGACCTGTCACCCGGCGATCTGCTGGTACCGGACAGGGCATTGGTGGACGAGGGGACCTCCCGCCACTACATGAATCTGGAAACAGACCTGCCGTGCACCGGGCCGGACCCCTCTCTGTCCCGGGAACTTGTCAGACTTCTGGCAGCGGCCGGGGATATCCCCGGGGAGGCCCTTCATACAGGGCCCGTCTGGACCACCGATGCCATTTACCGGGAGACCCCGGAAAAGGTGGCCTGGTATGCTGACAAAGGGGCGCTGGCCGTTGAAATGGAATGCTCCGCCCTTTTTGCCGCGGCCGCATACAGAGGGGTCAGGACCGCTGCCCTGCTGGTGGTTTCCGACAGCCTTGCCCTAGAAAACGGGGACTGGGATCCGGGATTCAGAAAGAAACGATTTAAGGCCATGCGCAAAACCGCCTGCCGCAGGGC